A window of the Myxocyprinus asiaticus isolate MX2 ecotype Aquarium Trade chromosome 11, UBuf_Myxa_2, whole genome shotgun sequence genome harbors these coding sequences:
- the cmklr2 gene encoding chemerin-like receptor 2, with the protein MMTQEDMDYENYTYEYMEYGYLEESNAEGYTQREALHIISVIIYSLAFTLGVIGNGMVIWVTAFKSKRTVNSIWLQNLAMADFVFVLFLPFSIDYVLRDFHWLFGKPMCKLNSFVCTMNMYASVLFLTILSLDRYVSLVHMNWSEKFRTKRRAWLLCALIWITSCCLSCPTLIFRDTIQHNGKIVCFNNFHDKSGHILAIRHIAMVSLRTAVGFLLPFGTIMVSGILLALKMRQSNPVRLSSFSRMVSAVILAFFLCWVPFHTFSLMELTMHHTTYLHSVLIVGFPLATSLAFFNSCVNPILYVLLTKKVRKLVKRSCLSFTKSSLRELSQSVSATELDSELLSCSPEEPNANSSV; encoded by the coding sequence ATGATGACCCAGGAGGACATGGACTATGAAAATTACACATATGAATACATGGAATATGGATATTTGGAGGAGTCCAATGCTGAAGGTTATACTCAGAGAGAAGCTCTTCACATTATATCAGTGATCATCTACAGTCTGGCGTTTACTCTGGGTGTGATTGGGAATGGAATGGTTATCTGGGTGACTGCCTTCAAAAGCAAAAGGACTGTGAACAGTATTTGGCTACAGAATCTGGCCATGGCCGACtttgtgtttgtgctttttttgccattctccattgactatGTGCTGCGAGATTTTCATTGGCTCTTCGGAAAGCCGATGTGCAAGCTGAACTCCTTTGTCTGCACCATGAACATGTATGCCAGTGTGCTCTTTCTGACCATCCTGAGTCTGGATCGCTACGTCTCACTGGTCCACATGAATTGGTCGGAAAAGTTCCGCACCAAACGGCGGGCCTGGTTGCTGTGTGCACTGATTTGGATCACTTCCTGTTGTTTAAGCTGTCCGACCCTGATATTCCGAGATACAATCCAACATAATGGGAAGATTGTATGTTTTAATAACTTTCACGATAAGAGTGGCCACATTTTGGCGATAAGACACATTGCCATGGTATCACTGCGCACCGCCGTGGGCTTCCTCCTTCCGTTCGGCACCATCATGGTGAGTGGCATACTACTAGCTTTGAAGATGCGGCAGTCCAACCCTGTACGTTTGTCCAGCTTCTCCCGAATGGTTTCTGCTGTGATCCTCGCCTTCTTCTTGTGCTGGGTGCCATTTCACACCTTTAGCCTCATGGAATTGACTATGCACCATACCACCTACCTGCACTCAGTGCTCATTGTGGGCTTTCCCCTTGCCACCAGCCTTGCCTTTTTCAATAGCTGTGTGAACCCAATCCTGTATGTACTGCTAACCAAGAAGGTGAGGAAACTTGTGAAGAGGTCATGTTTGAGCTTCACCAAGAGCTCGCTAAGAGAGCTGAGTCAGTCCGTGTCGGCTACTGAATTAGActcagaactactcagctgctcTCCAGAAGAACCCAATGCTAACTCATCTGTCTGA